In the Plectropomus leopardus isolate mb chromosome 5, YSFRI_Pleo_2.0, whole genome shotgun sequence genome, one interval contains:
- the agfg1a gene encoding arf-GAP domain and FG repeat-containing protein 1a isoform X6, whose protein sequence is MAASAKRKQEEKHLKMLREMTSLPPNRKCFDCDQRGPTYANMTVGSFVCTSCSGILRGLNPPHRVKSISMTTFTQQEIEFLQKHGNEVCKQIWLGLYDDRTSSIPDFREPQKVKEFLQEKYEKKRWYVPPEQAKVVASVHASISGSSNSSTSSTPEVRPLKSLLGESAPSLHLNKNTPPNQSPVVSRGQTQQQQFHDKRFDLLSDLGGDIFAAPPNMNAGAGSSFANFAHFNSHTTAQNATANADFANFDAFGSTSGSTGGFPSAPQAPFQPSNTGGGIPGGVSSAATAAAGVSGLPQKQPAVPAGGDRYAALAELDTVFSPSVPATSVYNTTSTSQGGVFGPETGVSTAQAQQALPGMAQGFGPQSTNPFVAAGVAPAAAPTNPFQSNGRTANMAAAAAAAAASFGTGSMSMPAGFGNTAAFNLPTSFSGTFQQPFPGQAPFPQPPAYPQQPNGGGFPAFGQAKPVVTPFGQVMAGPMVSSNPFLGAAPSAQYPAGGSSTNPFL, encoded by the exons ATGGCGGCGAGTGCGAAACGAAAACAAGAGGAGAAACACCTGAAGATGCTGAGAGAAATGACGAGTTTGCCTCCCAACAGAAAGTGCTTTGACTGCGACCAGCGCGGCCCAACCTATGCCAACATGACTGTGGGCTCCTTCGTGTGTACCTCCTGCTCTGGCATCCT ACGAGGACTGAATCCACCCCACAGAGTTAAGTCCATCTCCATGACAACCTTCACACAACAGGAAATCGAGTTCCTACAGAAACATGGCAATGAG GTATGTAAACAGATCTGGCTTGGCCTTTATGATGACAGAACTTCCTCAATACCAGATTTCAGAGAACCACAGAAGGTCAAGGAATTCCTACAGGAGAAATATGAGAAGAAGAGATG GTATGTACCTCCTGAACAGGCCAAGGTAGTGGCATCCGTCCATGCTTCCATCTCTGGCTCCTCaaacagcagcaccagcagcacccCAGAGGTTAGACCGCTCAAATCCCTGCTGGGGGAGTCAGCCCCCTCCCTACACCTCAACAAGAACACCCCACCTAATCAG TCTCCAGTGGTTAGCCGTGGACAAACCCAACAGCAGCAGTTCCATGACAAGAGGTTCGACCTCCTCAGTGACTTGGGCGGAGACATCTTTGCTGCGCCGCCCAACATGAATGCAGGCGCCGGCTCCAGTTTTGCTAACTTTGCACATTTCAACAGCCACACAA CAGCACAGAATGCCACCGCAAATGCAGACTTTGCTAATTTTGATGCATTCGGGAGCACTTCTGGGTCGACAGGTGGTTTCCCCTCCGCACCCCAAGCCCCATTCCAACCCTCAAATACAG GAGGTGGTATTCCTGGTGGGGTGAGCTCAGCCGCAACGGCAGCAGCAGGAGTAAGTGGTTTGCCTCAGAAGCAGCCAGCAGTGCCTGCAGGGGGGGACCGCTATGCTGCTTTAGCTGAGCTTGACACTGTCTTCAGCCCCTCAGTCCCTGCTACCAGCGTTTACAACACCACCAGCACCTCACAagg TGGTGTGTTTGGCCCAGAGACTGGGGTGtccacagcacaagcacagcAGGCCCTGCCAGGCATGGCTCAAGGTTTTGGAC CTCAATCAACTAATCCATTTGTAGCTGCTGGAGTTGCCCCGGCAGCAGCTCCAACCAACCCATTCCAAAGCAATGGCAGAACAGCAAATatggcggcagcagcagcagcagcagcag CATCGTTTGGCACAGGGTCCATGAGTATGCCAGCTGGATTTGGGAACACTGCAGCCTTCAACCTGCCCACCAGCTTTAGTGGAACCTTCCAGCAACCCTTTCCTGGCCAGGCTCCCTTCCCTCAGCCTCCTGCCTATCCCCAGCAACCAAAtg GTGGAGGATTTCCAGCTTTTGGCCAGGCCAAGCCTGTTGTGACTCCTTTTGGGCAGGTGATGGCTGGACCTATGGTCTCAAGCAACCCTTTCTTG gGTGCAGCTCCATCTGCACAATATCCTGCAGGAGGCTCTTCAACGAATCCCTTCTTATAG
- the agfg1a gene encoding arf-GAP domain and FG repeat-containing protein 1a isoform X2 — protein sequence MAASAKRKQEEKHLKMLREMTSLPPNRKCFDCDQRGPTYANMTVGSFVCTSCSGILRGLNPPHRVKSISMTTFTQQEIEFLQKHGNEVCKQIWLGLYDDRTSSIPDFREPQKVKEFLQEKYEKKRWYVPPEQAKVVASVHASISGSSNSSTSSTPEVRPLKSLLGESAPSLHLNKNTPPNQSPVVSRGQTQQQQFHDKRFDLLSDLGGDIFAAPPNMNAGAGSSFANFAHFNSHTTQNATANADFANFDAFGSTSGSTGGFPSAPQAPFQPSNTGSASGGLANANFANFDNFPKSCSADFGSFSSSSQSNSTGAGRDAVQSTSLPADRYAALADLDNVFSSAKTEQGGGIPGGVSSAATAAAGVSGLPQKQPAVPAGGDRYAALAELDTVFSPSVPATSVYNTTSTSQGGVFGPETGVSTAQAQQALPGMAQGFGPQSTNPFVAAGVAPAAAPTNPFQSNGRTANMAAAAAAAADLMRALHGQGYPPTFASFGTGSMSMPAGFGNTAAFNLPTSFSGTFQQPFPGQAPFPQPPAYPQQPNGGGFPAFGQAKPVVTPFGQVMAGPMVSSNPFLGAAPSAQYPAGGSSTNPFL from the exons ATGGCGGCGAGTGCGAAACGAAAACAAGAGGAGAAACACCTGAAGATGCTGAGAGAAATGACGAGTTTGCCTCCCAACAGAAAGTGCTTTGACTGCGACCAGCGCGGCCCAACCTATGCCAACATGACTGTGGGCTCCTTCGTGTGTACCTCCTGCTCTGGCATCCT ACGAGGACTGAATCCACCCCACAGAGTTAAGTCCATCTCCATGACAACCTTCACACAACAGGAAATCGAGTTCCTACAGAAACATGGCAATGAG GTATGTAAACAGATCTGGCTTGGCCTTTATGATGACAGAACTTCCTCAATACCAGATTTCAGAGAACCACAGAAGGTCAAGGAATTCCTACAGGAGAAATATGAGAAGAAGAGATG GTATGTACCTCCTGAACAGGCCAAGGTAGTGGCATCCGTCCATGCTTCCATCTCTGGCTCCTCaaacagcagcaccagcagcacccCAGAGGTTAGACCGCTCAAATCCCTGCTGGGGGAGTCAGCCCCCTCCCTACACCTCAACAAGAACACCCCACCTAATCAG TCTCCAGTGGTTAGCCGTGGACAAACCCAACAGCAGCAGTTCCATGACAAGAGGTTCGACCTCCTCAGTGACTTGGGCGGAGACATCTTTGCTGCGCCGCCCAACATGAATGCAGGCGCCGGCTCCAGTTTTGCTAACTTTGCACATTTCAACAGCCACACAA CACAGAATGCCACCGCAAATGCAGACTTTGCTAATTTTGATGCATTCGGGAGCACTTCTGGGTCGACAGGTGGTTTCCCCTCCGCACCCCAAGCCCCATTCCAACCCTCAAATACAG GTAGTGCCTCAGGGGGACTAGCAAATgccaattttgcaaattttgacaACTTCCCCAAATCGTGTAGTGCTGACTTTGGATCCTTCAGTTCCTCCTCCCAGAGTAACTCCACAGGAGCTGGCAGAGATGCAGTACAGAGTACTAGCCTCCCTGCCGATAGATACGCAGCCCTGGCTGACCTGGATAACGTGTTTAGCTCTGCCAAAACAGAGCAAG GAGGTGGTATTCCTGGTGGGGTGAGCTCAGCCGCAACGGCAGCAGCAGGAGTAAGTGGTTTGCCTCAGAAGCAGCCAGCAGTGCCTGCAGGGGGGGACCGCTATGCTGCTTTAGCTGAGCTTGACACTGTCTTCAGCCCCTCAGTCCCTGCTACCAGCGTTTACAACACCACCAGCACCTCACAagg TGGTGTGTTTGGCCCAGAGACTGGGGTGtccacagcacaagcacagcAGGCCCTGCCAGGCATGGCTCAAGGTTTTGGAC CTCAATCAACTAATCCATTTGTAGCTGCTGGAGTTGCCCCGGCAGCAGCTCCAACCAACCCATTCCAAAGCAATGGCAGAACAGCAAATatggcggcagcagcagcagcagcagcag ACTTGATGAGGGCTCTTCATGGGCAGGGTTATCCTCCCACCTTTG CATCGTTTGGCACAGGGTCCATGAGTATGCCAGCTGGATTTGGGAACACTGCAGCCTTCAACCTGCCCACCAGCTTTAGTGGAACCTTCCAGCAACCCTTTCCTGGCCAGGCTCCCTTCCCTCAGCCTCCTGCCTATCCCCAGCAACCAAAtg GTGGAGGATTTCCAGCTTTTGGCCAGGCCAAGCCTGTTGTGACTCCTTTTGGGCAGGTGATGGCTGGACCTATGGTCTCAAGCAACCCTTTCTTG gGTGCAGCTCCATCTGCACAATATCCTGCAGGAGGCTCTTCAACGAATCCCTTCTTATAG
- the agfg1a gene encoding arf-GAP domain and FG repeat-containing protein 1a isoform X5 → MAASAKRKQEEKHLKMLREMTSLPPNRKCFDCDQRGPTYANMTVGSFVCTSCSGILRGLNPPHRVKSISMTTFTQQEIEFLQKHGNEVCKQIWLGLYDDRTSSIPDFREPQKVKEFLQEKYEKKRWYVPPEQAKVVASVHASISGSSNSSTSSTPEVRPLKSLLGESAPSLHLNKNTPPNQSPVVSRGQTQQQQFHDKRFDLLSDLGGDIFAAPPNMNAGAGSSFANFAHFNSHTTAQNATANADFANFDAFGSTSGSTGGFPSAPQAPFQPSNTGGGIPGGVSSAATAAAGVSGLPQKQPAVPAGGDRYAALAELDTVFSPSVPATSVYNTTSTSQGGVFGPETGVSTAQAQQALPGMAQGFGPQSTNPFVAAGVAPAAAPTNPFQSNGRTANMAAAAAAAADLMRALHGQGYPPTFASFGTGSMSMPAGFGNTAAFNLPTSFSGTFQQPFPGQAPFPQPPAYPQQPNGGGFPAFGQAKPVVTPFGQVMAGPMVSSNPFLGAAPSAQYPAGGSSTNPFL, encoded by the exons ATGGCGGCGAGTGCGAAACGAAAACAAGAGGAGAAACACCTGAAGATGCTGAGAGAAATGACGAGTTTGCCTCCCAACAGAAAGTGCTTTGACTGCGACCAGCGCGGCCCAACCTATGCCAACATGACTGTGGGCTCCTTCGTGTGTACCTCCTGCTCTGGCATCCT ACGAGGACTGAATCCACCCCACAGAGTTAAGTCCATCTCCATGACAACCTTCACACAACAGGAAATCGAGTTCCTACAGAAACATGGCAATGAG GTATGTAAACAGATCTGGCTTGGCCTTTATGATGACAGAACTTCCTCAATACCAGATTTCAGAGAACCACAGAAGGTCAAGGAATTCCTACAGGAGAAATATGAGAAGAAGAGATG GTATGTACCTCCTGAACAGGCCAAGGTAGTGGCATCCGTCCATGCTTCCATCTCTGGCTCCTCaaacagcagcaccagcagcacccCAGAGGTTAGACCGCTCAAATCCCTGCTGGGGGAGTCAGCCCCCTCCCTACACCTCAACAAGAACACCCCACCTAATCAG TCTCCAGTGGTTAGCCGTGGACAAACCCAACAGCAGCAGTTCCATGACAAGAGGTTCGACCTCCTCAGTGACTTGGGCGGAGACATCTTTGCTGCGCCGCCCAACATGAATGCAGGCGCCGGCTCCAGTTTTGCTAACTTTGCACATTTCAACAGCCACACAA CAGCACAGAATGCCACCGCAAATGCAGACTTTGCTAATTTTGATGCATTCGGGAGCACTTCTGGGTCGACAGGTGGTTTCCCCTCCGCACCCCAAGCCCCATTCCAACCCTCAAATACAG GAGGTGGTATTCCTGGTGGGGTGAGCTCAGCCGCAACGGCAGCAGCAGGAGTAAGTGGTTTGCCTCAGAAGCAGCCAGCAGTGCCTGCAGGGGGGGACCGCTATGCTGCTTTAGCTGAGCTTGACACTGTCTTCAGCCCCTCAGTCCCTGCTACCAGCGTTTACAACACCACCAGCACCTCACAagg TGGTGTGTTTGGCCCAGAGACTGGGGTGtccacagcacaagcacagcAGGCCCTGCCAGGCATGGCTCAAGGTTTTGGAC CTCAATCAACTAATCCATTTGTAGCTGCTGGAGTTGCCCCGGCAGCAGCTCCAACCAACCCATTCCAAAGCAATGGCAGAACAGCAAATatggcggcagcagcagcagcagcagcag ACTTGATGAGGGCTCTTCATGGGCAGGGTTATCCTCCCACCTTTG CATCGTTTGGCACAGGGTCCATGAGTATGCCAGCTGGATTTGGGAACACTGCAGCCTTCAACCTGCCCACCAGCTTTAGTGGAACCTTCCAGCAACCCTTTCCTGGCCAGGCTCCCTTCCCTCAGCCTCCTGCCTATCCCCAGCAACCAAAtg GTGGAGGATTTCCAGCTTTTGGCCAGGCCAAGCCTGTTGTGACTCCTTTTGGGCAGGTGATGGCTGGACCTATGGTCTCAAGCAACCCTTTCTTG gGTGCAGCTCCATCTGCACAATATCCTGCAGGAGGCTCTTCAACGAATCCCTTCTTATAG
- the agfg1a gene encoding arf-GAP domain and FG repeat-containing protein 1a isoform X4 gives MAASAKRKQEEKHLKMLREMTSLPPNRKCFDCDQRGPTYANMTVGSFVCTSCSGILRGLNPPHRVKSISMTTFTQQEIEFLQKHGNEVCKQIWLGLYDDRTSSIPDFREPQKVKEFLQEKYEKKRWYVPPEQAKVVASVHASISGSSNSSTSSTPEVRPLKSLLGESAPSLHLNKNTPPNQSPVVSRGQTQQQQFHDKRFDLLSDLGGDIFAAPPNMNAGAGSSFANFAHFNSHTTAQNATANADFANFDAFGSTSGSTGGFPSAPQAPFQPSNTGSASGGLANANFANFDNFPKSCSADFGSFSSSSQSNSTGAGRDAVQSTSLPADRYAALADLDNVFSSAKTEQGGGIPGGVSSAATAAAGVSGLPQKQPAVPAGGDRYAALAELDTVFSPSVPATSVYNTTSTSQGGVFGPETGVSTAQAQQALPGMAQGFGPQSTNPFVAAGVAPAAAPTNPFQSNGRTANMAAAAAAAASFGTGSMSMPAGFGNTAAFNLPTSFSGTFQQPFPGQAPFPQPPAYPQQPNGGGFPAFGQAKPVVTPFGQVMAGPMVSSNPFLGAAPSAQYPAGGSSTNPFL, from the exons ATGGCGGCGAGTGCGAAACGAAAACAAGAGGAGAAACACCTGAAGATGCTGAGAGAAATGACGAGTTTGCCTCCCAACAGAAAGTGCTTTGACTGCGACCAGCGCGGCCCAACCTATGCCAACATGACTGTGGGCTCCTTCGTGTGTACCTCCTGCTCTGGCATCCT ACGAGGACTGAATCCACCCCACAGAGTTAAGTCCATCTCCATGACAACCTTCACACAACAGGAAATCGAGTTCCTACAGAAACATGGCAATGAG GTATGTAAACAGATCTGGCTTGGCCTTTATGATGACAGAACTTCCTCAATACCAGATTTCAGAGAACCACAGAAGGTCAAGGAATTCCTACAGGAGAAATATGAGAAGAAGAGATG GTATGTACCTCCTGAACAGGCCAAGGTAGTGGCATCCGTCCATGCTTCCATCTCTGGCTCCTCaaacagcagcaccagcagcacccCAGAGGTTAGACCGCTCAAATCCCTGCTGGGGGAGTCAGCCCCCTCCCTACACCTCAACAAGAACACCCCACCTAATCAG TCTCCAGTGGTTAGCCGTGGACAAACCCAACAGCAGCAGTTCCATGACAAGAGGTTCGACCTCCTCAGTGACTTGGGCGGAGACATCTTTGCTGCGCCGCCCAACATGAATGCAGGCGCCGGCTCCAGTTTTGCTAACTTTGCACATTTCAACAGCCACACAA CAGCACAGAATGCCACCGCAAATGCAGACTTTGCTAATTTTGATGCATTCGGGAGCACTTCTGGGTCGACAGGTGGTTTCCCCTCCGCACCCCAAGCCCCATTCCAACCCTCAAATACAG GTAGTGCCTCAGGGGGACTAGCAAATgccaattttgcaaattttgacaACTTCCCCAAATCGTGTAGTGCTGACTTTGGATCCTTCAGTTCCTCCTCCCAGAGTAACTCCACAGGAGCTGGCAGAGATGCAGTACAGAGTACTAGCCTCCCTGCCGATAGATACGCAGCCCTGGCTGACCTGGATAACGTGTTTAGCTCTGCCAAAACAGAGCAAG GAGGTGGTATTCCTGGTGGGGTGAGCTCAGCCGCAACGGCAGCAGCAGGAGTAAGTGGTTTGCCTCAGAAGCAGCCAGCAGTGCCTGCAGGGGGGGACCGCTATGCTGCTTTAGCTGAGCTTGACACTGTCTTCAGCCCCTCAGTCCCTGCTACCAGCGTTTACAACACCACCAGCACCTCACAagg TGGTGTGTTTGGCCCAGAGACTGGGGTGtccacagcacaagcacagcAGGCCCTGCCAGGCATGGCTCAAGGTTTTGGAC CTCAATCAACTAATCCATTTGTAGCTGCTGGAGTTGCCCCGGCAGCAGCTCCAACCAACCCATTCCAAAGCAATGGCAGAACAGCAAATatggcggcagcagcagcagca GCAGCATCGTTTGGCACAGGGTCCATGAGTATGCCAGCTGGATTTGGGAACACTGCAGCCTTCAACCTGCCCACCAGCTTTAGTGGAACCTTCCAGCAACCCTTTCCTGGCCAGGCTCCCTTCCCTCAGCCTCCTGCCTATCCCCAGCAACCAAAtg GTGGAGGATTTCCAGCTTTTGGCCAGGCCAAGCCTGTTGTGACTCCTTTTGGGCAGGTGATGGCTGGACCTATGGTCTCAAGCAACCCTTTCTTG gGTGCAGCTCCATCTGCACAATATCCTGCAGGAGGCTCTTCAACGAATCCCTTCTTATAG
- the agfg1a gene encoding arf-GAP domain and FG repeat-containing protein 1a isoform X3: protein MAASAKRKQEEKHLKMLREMTSLPPNRKCFDCDQRGPTYANMTVGSFVCTSCSGILRGLNPPHRVKSISMTTFTQQEIEFLQKHGNEVCKQIWLGLYDDRTSSIPDFREPQKVKEFLQEKYEKKRWYVPPEQAKVVASVHASISGSSNSSTSSTPEVRPLKSLLGESAPSLHLNKNTPPNQSPVVSRGQTQQQQFHDKRFDLLSDLGGDIFAAPPNMNAGAGSSFANFAHFNSHTTAQNATANADFANFDAFGSTSGSTGGFPSAPQAPFQPSNTGSASGGLANANFANFDNFPKSCSADFGSFSSSSQSNSTGAGRDAVQSTSLPADRYAALADLDNVFSSAKTEQGGGIPGGVSSAATAAAGVSGLPQKQPAVPAGGDRYAALAELDTVFSPSVPATSVYNTTSTSQGGVFGPETGVSTAQAQQALPGMAQGFGPQSTNPFVAAGVAPAAAPTNPFQSNGRTANMAAAAAAAAASFGTGSMSMPAGFGNTAAFNLPTSFSGTFQQPFPGQAPFPQPPAYPQQPNGGGFPAFGQAKPVVTPFGQVMAGPMVSSNPFLGAAPSAQYPAGGSSTNPFL from the exons ATGGCGGCGAGTGCGAAACGAAAACAAGAGGAGAAACACCTGAAGATGCTGAGAGAAATGACGAGTTTGCCTCCCAACAGAAAGTGCTTTGACTGCGACCAGCGCGGCCCAACCTATGCCAACATGACTGTGGGCTCCTTCGTGTGTACCTCCTGCTCTGGCATCCT ACGAGGACTGAATCCACCCCACAGAGTTAAGTCCATCTCCATGACAACCTTCACACAACAGGAAATCGAGTTCCTACAGAAACATGGCAATGAG GTATGTAAACAGATCTGGCTTGGCCTTTATGATGACAGAACTTCCTCAATACCAGATTTCAGAGAACCACAGAAGGTCAAGGAATTCCTACAGGAGAAATATGAGAAGAAGAGATG GTATGTACCTCCTGAACAGGCCAAGGTAGTGGCATCCGTCCATGCTTCCATCTCTGGCTCCTCaaacagcagcaccagcagcacccCAGAGGTTAGACCGCTCAAATCCCTGCTGGGGGAGTCAGCCCCCTCCCTACACCTCAACAAGAACACCCCACCTAATCAG TCTCCAGTGGTTAGCCGTGGACAAACCCAACAGCAGCAGTTCCATGACAAGAGGTTCGACCTCCTCAGTGACTTGGGCGGAGACATCTTTGCTGCGCCGCCCAACATGAATGCAGGCGCCGGCTCCAGTTTTGCTAACTTTGCACATTTCAACAGCCACACAA CAGCACAGAATGCCACCGCAAATGCAGACTTTGCTAATTTTGATGCATTCGGGAGCACTTCTGGGTCGACAGGTGGTTTCCCCTCCGCACCCCAAGCCCCATTCCAACCCTCAAATACAG GTAGTGCCTCAGGGGGACTAGCAAATgccaattttgcaaattttgacaACTTCCCCAAATCGTGTAGTGCTGACTTTGGATCCTTCAGTTCCTCCTCCCAGAGTAACTCCACAGGAGCTGGCAGAGATGCAGTACAGAGTACTAGCCTCCCTGCCGATAGATACGCAGCCCTGGCTGACCTGGATAACGTGTTTAGCTCTGCCAAAACAGAGCAAG GAGGTGGTATTCCTGGTGGGGTGAGCTCAGCCGCAACGGCAGCAGCAGGAGTAAGTGGTTTGCCTCAGAAGCAGCCAGCAGTGCCTGCAGGGGGGGACCGCTATGCTGCTTTAGCTGAGCTTGACACTGTCTTCAGCCCCTCAGTCCCTGCTACCAGCGTTTACAACACCACCAGCACCTCACAagg TGGTGTGTTTGGCCCAGAGACTGGGGTGtccacagcacaagcacagcAGGCCCTGCCAGGCATGGCTCAAGGTTTTGGAC CTCAATCAACTAATCCATTTGTAGCTGCTGGAGTTGCCCCGGCAGCAGCTCCAACCAACCCATTCCAAAGCAATGGCAGAACAGCAAATatggcggcagcagcagcagcagcagcag CATCGTTTGGCACAGGGTCCATGAGTATGCCAGCTGGATTTGGGAACACTGCAGCCTTCAACCTGCCCACCAGCTTTAGTGGAACCTTCCAGCAACCCTTTCCTGGCCAGGCTCCCTTCCCTCAGCCTCCTGCCTATCCCCAGCAACCAAAtg GTGGAGGATTTCCAGCTTTTGGCCAGGCCAAGCCTGTTGTGACTCCTTTTGGGCAGGTGATGGCTGGACCTATGGTCTCAAGCAACCCTTTCTTG gGTGCAGCTCCATCTGCACAATATCCTGCAGGAGGCTCTTCAACGAATCCCTTCTTATAG
- the agfg1a gene encoding arf-GAP domain and FG repeat-containing protein 1a isoform X1, which produces MAASAKRKQEEKHLKMLREMTSLPPNRKCFDCDQRGPTYANMTVGSFVCTSCSGILRGLNPPHRVKSISMTTFTQQEIEFLQKHGNEVCKQIWLGLYDDRTSSIPDFREPQKVKEFLQEKYEKKRWYVPPEQAKVVASVHASISGSSNSSTSSTPEVRPLKSLLGESAPSLHLNKNTPPNQSPVVSRGQTQQQQFHDKRFDLLSDLGGDIFAAPPNMNAGAGSSFANFAHFNSHTTAQNATANADFANFDAFGSTSGSTGGFPSAPQAPFQPSNTGSASGGLANANFANFDNFPKSCSADFGSFSSSSQSNSTGAGRDAVQSTSLPADRYAALADLDNVFSSAKTEQGGGIPGGVSSAATAAAGVSGLPQKQPAVPAGGDRYAALAELDTVFSPSVPATSVYNTTSTSQGGVFGPETGVSTAQAQQALPGMAQGFGPQSTNPFVAAGVAPAAAPTNPFQSNGRTANMAAAAAAAADLMRALHGQGYPPTFASFGTGSMSMPAGFGNTAAFNLPTSFSGTFQQPFPGQAPFPQPPAYPQQPNGGGFPAFGQAKPVVTPFGQVMAGPMVSSNPFLGAAPSAQYPAGGSSTNPFL; this is translated from the exons ATGGCGGCGAGTGCGAAACGAAAACAAGAGGAGAAACACCTGAAGATGCTGAGAGAAATGACGAGTTTGCCTCCCAACAGAAAGTGCTTTGACTGCGACCAGCGCGGCCCAACCTATGCCAACATGACTGTGGGCTCCTTCGTGTGTACCTCCTGCTCTGGCATCCT ACGAGGACTGAATCCACCCCACAGAGTTAAGTCCATCTCCATGACAACCTTCACACAACAGGAAATCGAGTTCCTACAGAAACATGGCAATGAG GTATGTAAACAGATCTGGCTTGGCCTTTATGATGACAGAACTTCCTCAATACCAGATTTCAGAGAACCACAGAAGGTCAAGGAATTCCTACAGGAGAAATATGAGAAGAAGAGATG GTATGTACCTCCTGAACAGGCCAAGGTAGTGGCATCCGTCCATGCTTCCATCTCTGGCTCCTCaaacagcagcaccagcagcacccCAGAGGTTAGACCGCTCAAATCCCTGCTGGGGGAGTCAGCCCCCTCCCTACACCTCAACAAGAACACCCCACCTAATCAG TCTCCAGTGGTTAGCCGTGGACAAACCCAACAGCAGCAGTTCCATGACAAGAGGTTCGACCTCCTCAGTGACTTGGGCGGAGACATCTTTGCTGCGCCGCCCAACATGAATGCAGGCGCCGGCTCCAGTTTTGCTAACTTTGCACATTTCAACAGCCACACAA CAGCACAGAATGCCACCGCAAATGCAGACTTTGCTAATTTTGATGCATTCGGGAGCACTTCTGGGTCGACAGGTGGTTTCCCCTCCGCACCCCAAGCCCCATTCCAACCCTCAAATACAG GTAGTGCCTCAGGGGGACTAGCAAATgccaattttgcaaattttgacaACTTCCCCAAATCGTGTAGTGCTGACTTTGGATCCTTCAGTTCCTCCTCCCAGAGTAACTCCACAGGAGCTGGCAGAGATGCAGTACAGAGTACTAGCCTCCCTGCCGATAGATACGCAGCCCTGGCTGACCTGGATAACGTGTTTAGCTCTGCCAAAACAGAGCAAG GAGGTGGTATTCCTGGTGGGGTGAGCTCAGCCGCAACGGCAGCAGCAGGAGTAAGTGGTTTGCCTCAGAAGCAGCCAGCAGTGCCTGCAGGGGGGGACCGCTATGCTGCTTTAGCTGAGCTTGACACTGTCTTCAGCCCCTCAGTCCCTGCTACCAGCGTTTACAACACCACCAGCACCTCACAagg TGGTGTGTTTGGCCCAGAGACTGGGGTGtccacagcacaagcacagcAGGCCCTGCCAGGCATGGCTCAAGGTTTTGGAC CTCAATCAACTAATCCATTTGTAGCTGCTGGAGTTGCCCCGGCAGCAGCTCCAACCAACCCATTCCAAAGCAATGGCAGAACAGCAAATatggcggcagcagcagcagcagcagcag ACTTGATGAGGGCTCTTCATGGGCAGGGTTATCCTCCCACCTTTG CATCGTTTGGCACAGGGTCCATGAGTATGCCAGCTGGATTTGGGAACACTGCAGCCTTCAACCTGCCCACCAGCTTTAGTGGAACCTTCCAGCAACCCTTTCCTGGCCAGGCTCCCTTCCCTCAGCCTCCTGCCTATCCCCAGCAACCAAAtg GTGGAGGATTTCCAGCTTTTGGCCAGGCCAAGCCTGTTGTGACTCCTTTTGGGCAGGTGATGGCTGGACCTATGGTCTCAAGCAACCCTTTCTTG gGTGCAGCTCCATCTGCACAATATCCTGCAGGAGGCTCTTCAACGAATCCCTTCTTATAG